One genomic window of Nitrosomonas sp. Is35 includes the following:
- a CDS encoding ankyrin repeat domain-containing protein: MAYLLKSHWLSICAVVLLSYLPLHAAAGIQEDFMWAVEKGNLSEVSRLLEKGANPDLANRDGYTPLMIAAKDKNLDMARVLIAAGAQLDIRNRYGETAIMLASYHGLTELVRLFYIKGAEINHSGWNPLTYAAYGGHLDTIRLLLSGGAAINSITDNGSTALMMAVRGNHFDAVSLLLDQGADPAIKNEHGDNALAWAEKYNHPDMVKFLKSREVAK, encoded by the coding sequence ATGGCATACCTGCTTAAATCGCATTGGTTATCGATATGTGCTGTAGTGCTGCTCTCTTACCTGCCACTTCATGCGGCTGCGGGTATTCAGGAAGATTTCATGTGGGCGGTGGAAAAGGGAAATTTATCCGAAGTTTCCCGGTTATTGGAAAAAGGTGCCAATCCGGATCTGGCGAACCGCGATGGCTATACGCCCTTAATGATCGCGGCCAAGGATAAAAATTTGGACATGGCACGAGTGCTGATCGCTGCCGGTGCGCAATTGGATATCCGCAACCGCTACGGCGAAACGGCGATTATGCTGGCCAGCTATCATGGCCTGACCGAATTGGTGCGGTTGTTTTACATCAAAGGCGCCGAGATCAATCATAGCGGCTGGAATCCATTAACCTACGCCGCTTACGGCGGGCATTTGGACACCATCCGGTTACTGCTGTCCGGTGGCGCTGCTATTAACTCGATTACCGACAATGGCTCGACTGCATTGATGATGGCGGTCAGGGGCAATCATTTTGATGCGGTTTCATTGTTGCTCGACCAGGGCGCCGACCCAGCGATCAAAAATGAGCATGGCGACAATGCCCTGGCCTGGGCGGAAAAATACAATCACCCGGATATGG
- a CDS encoding TatD family hydrolase: MFIDSHCHLDFPDLAKDLDQLLLNMQDNHVTHALCVSVDLPNFPRVRALAEAHENLFASVGVHPDYEDQIEPSAEQIAELANHPKVIAIGETGLDYFRLQGDLEWQRERFRQHIRAARKVNKPLIIHTRSAAADTLRIMQEEGADQVGGVMHCFTESWEVAQQAIALNFYISFSGIVTFKNAVALKEVAKNIQLDRMLIETDSPYLAPVPFRGKQNQPAFVRHVAEEIARLRNADLEDIATATTDNFFNLFKPPKYGIPA, encoded by the coding sequence ATGTTTATCGATTCACATTGTCATCTCGACTTTCCCGATCTGGCCAAAGATCTGGATCAATTATTACTGAACATGCAGGACAACCATGTTACGCACGCGCTCTGCGTCAGCGTCGATTTGCCGAACTTTCCACGGGTGCGCGCCTTGGCGGAAGCACACGAGAATCTATTCGCATCCGTCGGTGTTCATCCGGATTATGAAGATCAGATCGAACCGTCCGCCGAGCAAATCGCCGAACTGGCTAATCATCCGAAAGTCATCGCCATCGGTGAAACCGGTCTGGATTATTTCCGCCTGCAGGGCGATCTGGAATGGCAGCGGGAACGTTTCCGCCAGCACATTCGCGCGGCACGTAAGGTGAATAAACCGCTGATCATCCATACCCGCTCCGCTGCCGCCGATACGCTGCGGATCATGCAAGAAGAGGGTGCCGATCAGGTGGGCGGCGTGATGCACTGTTTTACCGAAAGCTGGGAAGTTGCGCAGCAAGCGATTGCGCTGAATTTTTACATTTCATTTTCCGGCATCGTGACGTTCAAAAATGCCGTGGCATTAAAAGAAGTTGCCAAGAACATTCAATTGGATAGAATGCTGATTGAAACCGATTCGCCCTATCTCGCGCCGGTGCCTTTTCGCGGTAAACAGAATCAACCTGCATTCGTGCGGCATGTAGCGGAGGAAATCGCGCGCTTGCGGAATGCGGATCTGGAAGATATTGCAACTGCAACCACGGATAATTTTTTTAATCTATTCAAACCACCTAAATATGGCATACCTGCTTAA
- the queD gene encoding 6-carboxytetrahydropterin synthase QueD: MFITRRLEFDAGHRISTHNSQCRHLHGHRYCIEITLSGHIIADEGVAQQGMVMDYSEVKRIAKSVLVDQWDHAFLVYSGDTKVLQFLQSIEDHKTVVLDVQPTAENLALIAFNILDGAYQDSYGNHLQLEQVRLYETPNCWADAVRGRV, encoded by the coding sequence ATGTTCATTACTCGCAGGCTGGAATTTGACGCAGGTCACCGCATTTCAACGCATAACAGCCAATGCCGCCATCTGCACGGCCACCGTTACTGTATCGAGATTACGCTATCCGGCCACATTATCGCTGACGAAGGTGTCGCGCAGCAAGGCATGGTGATGGATTACTCCGAAGTCAAACGCATTGCCAAATCGGTACTGGTCGATCAGTGGGATCACGCATTCTTAGTGTACTCAGGCGATACGAAAGTTTTACAATTTTTGCAATCGATCGAAGATCATAAAACCGTTGTGTTGGATGTGCAACCGACAGCGGAAAATCTGGCGCTGATTGCGTTTAATATTCTGGATGGCGCCTATCAGGATAGCTATGGCAATCATCTGCAACTCGAGCAGGTGCGTCTGTATGAAACACCGAACTGCTGGGCCGACGCGGTGCGTGGCCGGGTCTAA
- a CDS encoding radical SAM protein produces the protein MNTTDHSRDSAGLTYVYPVISRRAGGVSIGINLNPNNACNWRCVYCQVPDLKRGSAPRIDLNRLEIELRSFLHELTAGDYMQQHVPLEARKIHDIALSGNGEPTSAKEFEQVIELIGRVKNDFALPAALKIVLITNGSLIHRPTVQAGLKRMGELNGEVWFKFDRASSKERQRINNTSISLRKIQDHLRIAALLCPTWLQTCVFQLDGMPPSDEETAAYLSFLQQLSHDKIPVQGVLLYGIARPSLQPEASRLSKIDDAWLSQFGEQIQRTGYAVKISQ, from the coding sequence TTGAATACGACCGATCACAGCCGCGACAGCGCGGGACTCACCTATGTATATCCGGTGATTTCGCGCCGCGCCGGTGGTGTCTCGATCGGCATCAATTTGAATCCGAACAATGCCTGCAACTGGCGCTGCGTCTATTGCCAAGTGCCGGATCTGAAACGCGGTTCCGCGCCGCGCATCGATCTGAACCGGCTGGAGATCGAATTACGATCATTTCTGCACGAACTGACAGCGGGAGATTACATGCAGCAGCATGTACCGCTTGAAGCCAGAAAAATTCACGATATCGCTTTATCCGGTAACGGTGAGCCGACAAGCGCGAAAGAATTCGAGCAGGTGATCGAATTGATCGGTCGCGTCAAAAATGATTTCGCATTACCGGCAGCGTTAAAAATCGTGCTCATCACCAATGGCAGCTTGATTCACCGCCCAACCGTACAAGCCGGTTTGAAGCGCATGGGAGAACTGAATGGAGAAGTCTGGTTCAAGTTCGATCGCGCCTCAAGCAAGGAAAGACAGCGCATCAACAACACATCGATCAGCCTGAGAAAAATCCAGGATCATTTACGGATAGCGGCTTTACTCTGTCCGACTTGGTTACAAACTTGCGTTTTTCAGCTGGACGGCATGCCGCCCTCGGATGAAGAAACTGCCGCTTATTTAAGTTTTTTGCAACAACTGAGCCACGATAAAATTCCGGTCCAAGGCGTTTTATTGTATGGCATCGCCCGCCCATCGCTACAGCCGGAAGCATCTCGTCTTTCCAAAATTGACGATGCTTGGTTATCACAATTCGGCGAGCAAATTCAACGCACGGGGTACGCCGTCAAAATCAGCCAATAG
- a CDS encoding alginate export family protein gives MLSMGVPLSVYANPPASAPKALDAPKAAEAPKAAEAPKVADGKFDMAKVPAVSAPSRPGLFLLPPAAPGYFSLWDLVTGNKREKPPVAPYAPFALLTTPSYDIDFRYLATPGHEKDIFDPVKRMNLGDDWLLSLGGNFWYRYIHETDSRLNAAGTNNDFHLIRTRVHADLWYRDKVRLFAELIDARAFGSELPPLATDRNHADILNMFTDIKLANINNGPAYIRVGRQEMMYGSQRLISTLDWVNTRRTFQGVKTFWRTAEWDVDAFWMRPMVIEKGNVDNWDTQQNFFGLWATNKPKPGHLIDLYFLSLINDRNVSAANLLAGNILQGNADTHTLGGRLAGNFDNLLYELEGMYQFGQRSNLDVSAFAVATGVGYRLPLPMNPQGWLRYDFASGDGNSKDGRSNTFNQLFPFGHYYLGFLDRVGRQNVHDFNAQFTMHPMPWITFITQYHRFYLANNRDYLYNAAGQATLRDVTGQSGSHIGDEIDFRLNLHMSRHQDVLLGYSKLWRGEFLDKQRPGTSPDLFYVQYNFRF, from the coding sequence ATGCTGAGTATGGGAGTGCCGCTGTCGGTGTATGCAAATCCACCCGCGTCTGCTCCTAAAGCTTTGGATGCACCCAAAGCTGCTGAAGCGCCCAAAGCGGCCGAGGCACCGAAAGTTGCTGACGGTAAATTTGACATGGCCAAAGTACCGGCCGTCTCTGCTCCGTCACGTCCAGGCTTGTTTCTGTTACCGCCTGCCGCTCCTGGCTACTTCTCACTGTGGGATTTGGTAACCGGTAACAAGCGTGAAAAACCGCCCGTTGCCCCTTATGCGCCGTTTGCGTTATTAACCACACCGTCGTACGACATTGACTTTCGTTATCTAGCCACACCGGGACACGAAAAAGACATATTCGATCCGGTTAAGAGAATGAATCTCGGCGATGACTGGTTATTGTCACTGGGTGGTAACTTCTGGTATCGCTATATTCACGAAACGGATAGCCGTTTGAATGCAGCGGGTACCAATAATGACTTCCACTTGATACGCACCAGGGTTCATGCGGATTTATGGTATCGCGACAAAGTGCGGTTATTTGCCGAGCTCATTGATGCCCGCGCCTTTGGTTCCGAGTTGCCACCGCTTGCAACGGATAGAAATCATGCCGACATATTGAATATGTTTACCGATATCAAGCTGGCCAATATCAATAATGGACCGGCGTATATCCGTGTGGGCCGTCAAGAGATGATGTATGGTTCGCAACGCTTGATTTCCACATTGGATTGGGTCAACACACGTAGAACATTCCAAGGTGTGAAAACGTTCTGGCGCACGGCGGAATGGGATGTGGATGCATTCTGGATGCGTCCGATGGTCATTGAGAAAGGGAACGTCGATAACTGGGATACACAACAGAACTTCTTTGGCTTGTGGGCTACCAATAAACCGAAACCAGGTCACTTAATCGATCTTTACTTCCTTAGTCTAATCAATGATCGCAACGTTTCCGCTGCTAATTTACTAGCGGGAAATATTCTGCAAGGCAATGCCGATACCCATACGCTCGGTGGCCGCTTGGCAGGTAACTTTGATAATCTGCTGTATGAATTGGAAGGTATGTATCAGTTCGGTCAACGCTCCAATCTGGACGTATCCGCTTTCGCTGTGGCAACCGGCGTAGGTTACCGTTTACCGCTTCCGATGAACCCGCAAGGCTGGCTACGCTATGATTTTGCATCCGGCGACGGCAATTCCAAAGACGGCAGAAGCAATACGTTTAATCAGCTGTTCCCATTCGGTCACTACTATCTCGGTTTCCTGGATCGTGTCGGACGTCAGAACGTGCATGACTTCAATGCGCAGTTCACCATGCATCCGATGCCTTGGATAACGTTCATCACGCAATATCATCGCTTCTACTTGGCGAATAACCGTGATTACTTATACAACGCTGCCGGTCAGGCAACATTGCGGGACGTCACAGGCCAATCCGGCAGTCATATCGGCGATGAAATTGATTTCCGTTTAAATCTCCATATGAGCCGTCATCAGGACGTGTTACTGGGCTACTCAAAATTGTGGCGCGGTGAATTCCTGGATAAGCAAAGACCGGGAACCTCTCCTGATCTTTTCTACGTTCAATACAATTTCCGCTTCTGA
- a CDS encoding amidohydrolase family protein, with the protein MEHGVTTVQDTGGPLQAKEGGDGTLRLLNTGPIIQAAGGYPLNVFGGGDGGYDKIGIPVASTAEAEKVITDLIAGGATAIKMALEPGGETGAPWMQPHDGPVPETPWPILSQDIANAIVAKAHALGKRVLVHAGENTGFERALNAGVDEFAHIPCGEIREDLLQRAVDQGVTFVTTIDTLAACVNTATGKGIHSNTMSLASKGAKFIYGSEIGHDNVPWGINGEELHMILHLTSGESIDFTGVVNVIKAATSKAGEHLGLAPLGTLVAGAPADVIAVKGNPFQKFKLLEYPQLVISGGRTIVSKFINQSSPASIECFLTWAEGKYPELLSPAGQTTVVSSLYSYRYYPATQVYAGISFADNHVYFMKQADGLLRSEGPLVNWLPVSGCQ; encoded by the coding sequence TTGGAACACGGTGTAACGACCGTTCAGGATACCGGCGGTCCATTGCAGGCTAAGGAAGGCGGTGATGGGACGCTGCGGCTGTTAAACACCGGTCCGATTATTCAAGCGGCCGGTGGTTATCCGCTGAATGTTTTCGGCGGTGGCGATGGTGGTTATGACAAAATCGGCATTCCAGTCGCATCCACGGCAGAAGCCGAAAAAGTGATCACGGATCTGATTGCCGGTGGGGCCACTGCAATCAAAATGGCATTGGAACCGGGAGGCGAAACCGGTGCGCCATGGATGCAACCGCACGATGGCCCGGTACCCGAGACGCCCTGGCCGATATTATCGCAAGACATCGCTAATGCCATTGTGGCCAAAGCGCATGCATTGGGTAAACGTGTTCTGGTGCATGCCGGTGAGAATACCGGTTTTGAACGGGCGCTTAATGCAGGCGTTGATGAATTTGCGCATATTCCTTGTGGCGAAATCAGGGAAGATTTGCTGCAACGCGCGGTGGATCAAGGGGTTACGTTCGTCACCACCATTGATACGCTGGCAGCTTGTGTGAACACGGCCACCGGCAAGGGTATTCACTCCAATACCATGAGCCTGGCCAGTAAAGGCGCGAAATTTATCTATGGCTCGGAGATTGGCCATGACAATGTGCCTTGGGGGATCAACGGGGAAGAGCTGCATATGATCTTGCATTTAACCAGTGGGGAATCGATCGATTTTACCGGCGTGGTCAATGTCATTAAAGCGGCCACATCAAAAGCGGGTGAGCATTTGGGTCTGGCGCCGCTAGGAACATTGGTGGCGGGTGCCCCGGCCGATGTGATTGCGGTAAAAGGTAATCCATTTCAGAAATTCAAACTGCTGGAATATCCGCAATTGGTGATTTCCGGCGGACGCACGATTGTGAGTAAATTCATTAACCAATCATCCCCGGCAAGTATTGAATGTTTTCTGACTTGGGCGGAAGGGAAATACCCGGAATTATTATCACCTGCTGGCCAGACAACGGTGGTTTCAAGTCTCTACAGTTACCGTTATTATCCTGCCACGCAAGTGTATGCAGGCATTTCTTTTGCGGATAATCATGTTTATTTCATGAAGCAAGCGGACGGGCTATTGCGCAGCGAGGGGCCGTTGGTGAATTGGCTGCCGGTATCCGGTTGCCAGTAA
- a CDS encoding FxDxF family PEP-CTERM protein, with protein sequence MKETFVKSTLKYALLLAGLTSLPAMAHIGYGGRDFGSFTGTSAASSTITNQAVTGLHGWIDGTDADWGDSHRLRAYRFHLDNDADVKIAFQEQAFVTSAGASVAAGILPGFSVYRGLAHTAPFAADYDFATGSVAIRDAVGGVGLTEGSFRSLTDWSITNDNTDPASAFTYVGHAYDGSVDYGTGVIAGGDGLADHFVSGVFHLTAGDYSIFVGGTDYFSSATPFPSLGVTGVVSVVPEPETYAMLLAGLGLIGFSASRRRKL encoded by the coding sequence ATGAAAGAGACATTCGTTAAAAGTACATTGAAATATGCATTGTTATTGGCGGGTTTGACATCATTGCCTGCCATGGCACATATCGGCTATGGTGGCCGCGATTTTGGTTCGTTCACGGGCACTTCGGCAGCATCTTCAACCATTACGAACCAGGCTGTTACAGGCTTGCACGGCTGGATTGACGGAACGGATGCGGATTGGGGTGATTCCCATCGGCTCAGAGCATACCGTTTCCACTTGGATAACGACGCCGATGTCAAAATTGCATTCCAGGAACAAGCCTTTGTTACTTCGGCTGGCGCCTCGGTTGCGGCCGGTATTCTGCCAGGATTTTCTGTCTATCGCGGGCTTGCGCATACTGCACCATTCGCGGCGGATTACGATTTTGCAACAGGCTCGGTCGCTATCCGTGATGCTGTGGGCGGTGTTGGTTTGACAGAAGGTTCGTTCAGATCATTGACGGACTGGAGCATTACTAACGACAACACTGATCCGGCTAGTGCTTTCACTTATGTCGGTCATGCGTATGACGGTAGCGTCGACTATGGCACCGGTGTTATCGCTGGTGGTGATGGTTTAGCGGATCATTTCGTATCAGGAGTCTTCCATTTGACAGCCGGTGACTATTCCATTTTTGTTGGCGGTACGGATTATTTTAGTTCAGCTACCCCATTTCCTTCATTAGGTGTGACAGGTGTCGTGTCCGTGGTGCCGGAACCTGAAACCTATGCCATGTTGCTGGCAGGCCTTGGCTTGATCGGTTTCAGCGCAAGCCGCCGCCGTAAACTCTAA
- a CDS encoding glucuronyl hydrolase → MLSSKEMIEALELMFRRMDAINAICATDFPLYSSKNTNAWTVSSGGSWMGGFWGACWWLRAKLTESVSDQQNAADICQRLAGKIPVDSGYRSLISWYGAALGEIWFRDTQARALTRKSITALALSFNPKLNCIPLGAAMGAVSTGYQSIAIDNFAALLQLLTSGEQNLHYYMAQHHTETMLTACRRHNGAFHASAFFDGRGFQPDDQAGTWSRGQSWAMLGLTRAAAVWGEPYLTHAKTACEYWQYSRPDSLPPNRLGQLVSCDDPSAAVIASIAMLSLARLLPEGEYWRAYAHRQISVIIRSQYFIGFQQDTGYSENQKNSSTGVFWGCCYKTGQNEEELVESVWGNFFLMAALAALTGFIEPGHC, encoded by the coding sequence TTGCTTAGTTCCAAAGAAATGATTGAGGCGCTGGAATTGATGTTTCGCCGCATGGATGCGATCAATGCGATTTGCGCAACCGATTTTCCATTGTATTCGTCGAAGAATACCAATGCCTGGACTGTTTCCTCCGGCGGTTCCTGGATGGGCGGTTTCTGGGGAGCGTGCTGGTGGTTGCGGGCAAAATTAACCGAATCGGTCAGCGATCAACAGAATGCTGCCGATATTTGCCAGCGCCTGGCCGGAAAAATTCCTGTCGATTCGGGATATCGCAGTTTGATTTCCTGGTATGGCGCAGCCTTGGGGGAAATCTGGTTCCGCGATACGCAAGCGCGCGCCCTGACCCGGAAATCCATTACCGCGCTCGCACTCAGTTTCAATCCGAAATTAAATTGCATTCCGCTGGGTGCTGCGATGGGCGCAGTTTCCACTGGTTATCAGTCGATCGCGATCGATAATTTTGCTGCGCTGCTTCAGCTCCTGACCAGCGGCGAACAAAATCTCCATTACTACATGGCACAGCATCATACCGAGACGATGTTGACGGCGTGCCGCCGCCATAATGGCGCATTCCATGCCAGCGCGTTTTTTGACGGCAGGGGGTTTCAGCCGGACGATCAAGCGGGCACATGGTCACGCGGTCAATCCTGGGCGATGCTAGGATTAACCCGGGCAGCGGCTGTGTGGGGTGAACCGTATTTGACGCATGCCAAAACGGCCTGTGAGTATTGGCAGTATTCCCGCCCGGATTCCTTGCCGCCTAACCGGCTCGGCCAATTGGTGTCGTGCGATGATCCTTCCGCTGCCGTCATCGCATCGATTGCGATGCTTTCCCTGGCGCGTTTGCTGCCCGAAGGCGAATATTGGCGCGCTTACGCGCATCGTCAGATCAGTGTAATCATCCGCAGCCAGTATTTCATCGGATTTCAGCAAGATACCGGATACAGTGAAAATCAGAAAAATAGCTCAACCGGCGTTTTCTGGGGGTGTTGCTACAAAACCGGGCAGAACGAAGAAGAATTGGTGGAATCGGTGTGGGGTAATTTTTTCCTGATGGCCGCGCTCGCCGCGCTGACGGGTTTTATCGAACCCGGTCATTGTTAG
- a CDS encoding MoaD/ThiS family protein, whose protein sequence is MPITVIIPTLLRPLTNQQKHIAIEGVKVSEVIERMEQQYPGIRAKLIFDGSAYRFINIYVNDNDIRLHDGLATNLQDGDIVTILPALTAG, encoded by the coding sequence ATGCCAATCACGGTAATTATTCCAACGCTATTAAGACCCTTGACGAATCAGCAAAAGCATATCGCGATCGAAGGCGTTAAGGTTTCCGAAGTCATTGAGCGGATGGAGCAGCAGTATCCAGGTATCAGAGCGAAATTGATTTTCGACGGCAGCGCGTATCGTTTCATCAATATCTATGTCAACGATAACGACATCCGCTTGCATGACGGCTTGGCAACCAACCTGCAGGATGGCGATATCGTGACCATCTTGCCTGCCCTGACGGCAGGCTAA
- a CDS encoding M67 family metallopeptidase: MLTIHAKLVEAMITQALNDHPVETCGIIAGPAGSNWPLRLIPMRNAAQSDNFFLFDPQQQLQVWKEMSARCEEPVVIYHSHTSSPAYPRRSDVELATEPQAHYVIIPTQHLYQEEIRSFRIADQMVIEERVRIVRQYQPELELQMVA; encoded by the coding sequence ATGTTGACGATACACGCTAAATTGGTTGAAGCCATGATCACTCAGGCACTGAATGATCATCCGGTGGAAACCTGTGGCATCATCGCCGGTCCTGCGGGATCCAATTGGCCGCTGCGTCTGATTCCTATGCGTAATGCCGCGCAATCGGACAATTTCTTTCTGTTTGACCCGCAGCAGCAATTGCAAGTCTGGAAAGAAATGAGCGCGCGTTGCGAGGAACCGGTCGTTATTTACCACTCCCACACCAGCAGCCCAGCTTATCCGAGACGCAGCGACGTCGAGTTGGCTACCGAGCCGCAAGCGCATTACGTCATCATTCCTACGCAGCATCTCTATCAAGAGGAGATCCGCAGTTTTCGCATTGCCGATCAAATGGTGATTGAGGAAAGGGTGCGGATCGTGCGGCAATATCAACCTGAGCTCGAATTACAAATGGTTGCTTAA
- a CDS encoding alpha/beta hydrolase has product MNISVNRLLVPTLSGDGQSKKPHHIAYTDWGDPHNPHVVVCVHGLSRNCRDFDYLAQALQADCRVICVDVVGRGQSDWLEHAHDYDYYPLYLSDAMSLIAHIQSQYQEKITLDWVGISMGGLIGMILAIQPDQPVTIHKLILSDIGPLIPAVALKRIADYVGKDPRFNSFEEFKQYMQVISVSFGPLTEAQWKHMAIHSVREYPDGTYGFRYDPKIAVSFKEHKITDIDLWAQWDQLAVPTLVLRGVESDILSAETAAQMQLRGAKAQIVELPGIGHAPMLMDDHQIQIVRDFILK; this is encoded by the coding sequence ATGAATATATCTGTAAACCGGCTGCTTGTTCCCACACTGTCGGGAGATGGCCAATCTAAAAAGCCGCATCACATTGCGTACACCGATTGGGGGGATCCGCACAATCCGCATGTGGTCGTCTGTGTGCACGGTTTGTCGCGCAATTGCCGTGATTTCGATTATCTCGCACAGGCGCTGCAAGCGGACTGCCGGGTGATTTGCGTCGATGTCGTAGGGCGCGGTCAGAGCGATTGGCTTGAACATGCACATGATTACGATTACTACCCGTTGTATCTATCCGACGCGATGTCGCTGATAGCGCATATCCAATCGCAGTATCAAGAAAAAATCACCTTGGACTGGGTCGGTATTTCCATGGGCGGGCTGATCGGCATGATCCTGGCGATACAACCGGACCAGCCGGTTACGATCCATAAATTGATCTTGAGCGATATCGGCCCGTTGATCCCTGCCGTGGCGTTGAAAAGAATTGCCGATTATGTCGGTAAAGATCCGCGTTTCAATAGTTTTGAAGAATTCAAGCAGTACATGCAGGTGATTTCAGTGTCGTTTGGGCCTCTGACCGAAGCGCAGTGGAAGCATATGGCGATTCATAGTGTGCGCGAATATCCGGACGGTACTTACGGCTTCCGCTATGACCCGAAGATTGCCGTCAGCTTCAAGGAACATAAAATCACCGATATCGATTTGTGGGCGCAATGGGATCAGCTGGCGGTGCCAACGTTGGTGCTGCGCGGTGTTGAATCGGACATTTTATCGGCTGAAACGGCGGCGCAAATGCAGCTGCGCGGCGCAAAAGCCCAAATCGTCGAATTACCCGGTATCGGCCATGCGCCGATGTTGATGGATGATCATCAGATACAAATCGTGCGGGATTTCATTTTGAAATAG
- the lpxK gene encoding tetraacyldisaccharide 4'-kinase: MKLSELYWHRVTPLHFVLWPLSVLYRFFLTGKKLCYWLDIFPSVKLPVPVIIVDSISIGDGGKTPLLLWLVDLLLAHGFHPGIVTQGNSGNAGPPAAVTTANSPQHSGGKAFLLAQLWGKSCPVWMGNDRIAAAHALLTAHPECNVIISNDGLQYYRLERDIEVIAVDFNEQSFGNGMLLPAGPLRSVLKDLEKSSILVANNLQNHYIDPNQQNKIYNMKLINETAYLVLDPQQRKTIADFGNASIRIVADADNVHWLYELMQKTGLNAELHSHPENHRFKAEEIHFSDTDIVLMPEENALQCKDFAHGKLWAIPQKAWVNSELQSVLLRKLRGNPAL, translated from the coding sequence ATGAAATTATCGGAGCTGTATTGGCATCGCGTCACCCCGCTACACTTTGTGTTGTGGCCATTGAGTGTTTTGTATCGTTTTTTCCTGACCGGGAAAAAATTATGCTACTGGTTGGATATTTTCCCATCGGTCAAACTGCCGGTTCCCGTGATCATTGTCGACAGCATCAGTATCGGCGATGGCGGAAAAACACCGCTGCTGCTTTGGCTCGTCGATTTATTACTGGCGCATGGCTTTCACCCTGGAATCGTCACGCAAGGTAACTCCGGTAATGCCGGACCGCCAGCAGCCGTCACAACCGCCAATAGCCCGCAGCATAGCGGAGGAAAAGCATTTTTATTAGCGCAATTATGGGGAAAATCCTGTCCGGTCTGGATGGGCAACGATCGAATTGCCGCCGCACATGCGCTGCTCACCGCGCATCCCGAATGCAACGTCATCATCAGTAACGATGGCTTGCAGTATTATCGCCTGGAACGCGATATTGAAGTCATTGCCGTTGATTTTAACGAGCAGAGCTTCGGCAACGGGATGTTGCTGCCTGCCGGCCCTTTGCGCAGTGTCCTGAAAGATCTGGAAAAATCCAGCATTCTTGTAGCCAATAACTTGCAGAATCATTATATTGATCCGAATCAGCAGAATAAAATTTACAATATGAAGCTGATCAACGAAACCGCCTATCTTGTGCTCGATCCGCAACAGCGCAAAACTATTGCCGATTTCGGAAATGCATCAATCCGGATTGTGGCCGACGCCGACAATGTCCACTGGCTCTATGAGCTTATGCAAAAAACAGGTCTCAACGCGGAATTGCATTCGCATCCAGAAAATCACCGCTTTAAAGCGGAAGAAATTCATTTTTCCGATACCGATATTGTTCTCATGCCAGAAGAAAATGCGCTGCAGTGCAAAGACTTCGCGCACGGCAAACTGTGGGCAATCCCTCAAAAAGCCTGGGTGAATAGCGAACTGCAATCCGTTCTGTTAAGAAAACTGCGCGGCAACCCTGCTTTATAA